The stretch of DNA CGTTTTTTCCTAATATAGTATATTACAATTTACAACAACATAGGCTTCACGTGAAATGAGAAACCAAGCTACAAAAAATACAAGATACCGACTAGAATACAAAGTTTACACTTGTACATCAGGTTGGTTTCTAATCGTAAGCTCAGCTCTAAGGTGGAGTACGCCGTTGATGAAGTACAAGCTGTCGTCGGCCATGAACGACATCCACGGAGTTGCGAACAAGTTTCTGTACCCAACAGCTTTTCCACCGGTGAACGTGTAGTTTCCCTTGTATTTGCTGACAAAGTCTTCGGTCGGCTTCGACCTCACAGCAAATTCGTAGTCGACGGCAAAGCTGGCAGAGCCTTTCTCCTGCATCCCTAGGAACAGGCCGAAGCAATGGAAGGAGCTCTGCTGGTCCATGTTGCAATGCGCCGACAAGAAGAAACCTTGTCCACCTAAGTGGAAGGCCTGGGAGTATACCCGACCGGATGGATACAGACTTCCGCACTCCTCCCGCTTCAAGTCTAAGTATACAATGCACTGCTGGCGTGGAAGTTCGAATTCCACAACCTTAACAGGGCGGTACTTGTAAGCCCGCTCGACGAACAGATGGCGGGACGAAGCAGATTCTGCAGCTAGTATGCGTTGCCGGTGTGGTGCCTCAGCCTTGAAGAACAAGGCTTCGGATACTAGCTTGGATGCAACTTCTGGATCCAAGTCGTTGCATGCCAGGACCTTCTTCAGCTTTCTGCAGGTCATGTATGGAAAGCGGATGAAGCTAGTGAGCTTCGTACCCAGGATTTCTCTCCTCTCGTTGAGTTTTGGGTACTGGGCTCGAGCCCACTTCAGCACAAAGTCGTACACTGCATCCTCAGATGCAACCTGTAAATCATCGCTGGACAAGATCGCCTCTAATCCAGCCAGCGGCAAGCCCAAGGCCTCGTCCTGGTACCTGGCCATTAGTGACACGTATTAGAATTTAAAAGGCAAAACTACATTTGAgatttgaagaaaaagaaaggctGAGAGGAGAAACAGATTGAAAGTCTAAAATATACagcataatttttttgtatatttgtaATAATTAGTTTTTCTCAAGGCatatgatcaaaataaaaataaaaaactgtttAAAAGAAGTTTGTAACATATcatataaactaatttaaacaaaggggaataaaaaaaaaaagaaacctACTTGGTGATGTCCTTGTACCGACCAGCAAGATACTGCTTCGCTGCATCAATCAGTGGCTGGACAGCATCAGCCATTATGACACTGGAAGGAAGGTCCAGGTAGAGCAATGCGGAGTCAGGTGTCATGGGTATATTCCGCAACACCCTGCTGCAGTATCTCATGCACGACGAGACCTCGAACTTGTCTGCGGCCATCAACACGTCCAGTATAGCATCCGGTGAAGTTGCATTCACCGTATTGCTATACATGAAGTTCAGAAGCTCCACGAGTGATGCTTCCTCTGTAACGTGCAAAGGAAATCAGCAATtgttaggaaactattgaagtAAATAAATCTGATGAAGCAAATAGTCTAGAAAGCTTTTATATATGTTCATACCAGAAGTCGTGATTCGCAGAGTGACATGCCTCTGATC from Cicer arietinum cultivar CDC Frontier isolate Library 1 chromosome 3, Cicar.CDCFrontier_v2.0, whole genome shotgun sequence encodes:
- the LOC101497932 gene encoding BTB/POZ domain-containing protein POB1-like; protein product: MSKTKNLNNTDLFETLVVMEPETSGDGVYDDDFGFAFNDSNFSDRILRIEVMEDPIETHTDTISDWSHRKRRREDIQKENDLAVLPDERIINGHQPDVDDCGPSENRDDEADAMLEESPSGDEAADRSNATFNMDCSAVVKVRTLHISSPILAAKSPFFYKLFSNGMKESDQRHVTLRITTSEEASLVELLNFMYSNTVNATSPDAILDVLMAADKFEVSSCMRYCSRVLRNIPMTPDSALLYLDLPSSVIMADAVQPLIDAAKQYLAGRYKDITKYQDEALGLPLAGLEAILSSDDLQVASEDAVYDFVLKWARAQYPKLNERREILGTKLTSFIRFPYMTCRKLKKVLACNDLDPEVASKLVSEALFFKAEAPHRQRILAAESASSRHLFVERAYKYRPVKVVEFELPRQQCIVYLDLKREECGSLYPSGRVYSQAFHLGGQGFFLSAHCNMDQQSSFHCFGLFLGMQEKGSASFAVDYEFAVRSKPTEDFVSKYKGNYTFTGGKAVGYRNLFATPWMSFMADDSLYFINGVLHLRAELTIRNQPDVQV